In Erigeron canadensis isolate Cc75 chromosome 1, C_canadensis_v1, whole genome shotgun sequence, a single window of DNA contains:
- the LOC122599118 gene encoding receptor-like protein kinase HERK 1 — protein sequence MTSFMKEFEHLKLQLDEIRQATNSYDKSRVIGGGGFGAVYKGEVSHSLGRSTVAIKRLNRQYGQGDREFLKEIMMLCRHSHPNLVSLRGYCDEEKEKVLVYEFASKGSLDKHLSDPSLTWLERIKICLGAAKGLCYLHDPKGRHERVIHCDIKSANILLDENMTAKVADFGLSKMGPANQQYSLLVTNAQGTLGYCDPVFMSTYTLTKESDVYSFGVVLFEVLCGKLCYEYSNGQLKKVLVDTWRKKYSEEKLYDIVFLDLKLQMNPKSLRFFSDVAFKCLHNSREDRPTMSIVVEELEKALQSQLIYDLEGPQCYNEIPLSKFTSTVIVVEELDKALESQVTYDLKGPPSLDDIEIPSSNFTSIHDYYAYKENLKRERISSQ from the coding sequence ATGACGTCCTTCATGAAAGAGTTTGAACATCTTAAACTCCAACTCGATGAGATAAGACAAGCCACCAATAGTTATGACAAGAGCAGAGTTATTGGAGGTGGTGGATTTGGCGCCGTGTATAAAGGAGAAGTATCTCACTCTTTGGGGCGAAGCACTGTTGCTATTAAGCGTCTAAATCGTCAATATGGACAAGGAGACCGTGAATTCTTGAAAGAGATCATGATGCTCTGTCGACACTCACATCCAAATCTTGTCTCTCTTCGAGGATACTGTGATGAGGAAAAAGAGAAAGTCTTGGTATATGAATTTGCATCAAAGGGAAGTCTTGATAAGCACTTGAGTGATCCTAGTCTTACATGGCTAGAACGTATCAAGATATGCTTGGGGGCTGCGAAGGGACTTTGTTACCTTCACGATCCTAAGGGAAGACACGAACGAGTTATTCATTGTGACATTAAAAGTGCTAATATTCTTCTCGATGAGAATATGACTGCTAAAGTTGCTGATTTTGGGCTATCCAAAATGGGCCCGGCTAATCAGCAGTACTCACTTCTTGTCACCAATGCCCAGGGTACCCTAGGGTATTGTGACCCAGTATTTATGAGCACGTACACCCTAACGAAAGAGTCAGATGTATACTCTTTTGGGGTCGTCTTATTTGAAGTTCTCTGTGGGAAATTATGCTATGAATATAGCAATGGTCAGCTTAAGAAGGTTTTGGTGGATACGTGGAGAAAAAAGTACTCAGAGGAAAAGTTATATGATATTGTGTTTCTTGATCTGAAGCTACAAATGAACCCAAAATCTTTGAGGTTTTTCTCAGATGTTGCATTTAAATGTTTGCACAATTCTCGTGAAGACCGGCCTACTATGTCTATTGTTGTGGAAGAATTAGAGAAAGCACTTCAATCTCAGCTGATATATGATCTAGAAGGACCACAATGCTACAACGAGATTCCTCTTTCGAAGTTTACATCTACTGTTATCGTTGTGGAAGAATTAGATAAAGCACTTGAATCTCAGGTGACATATGATCTAAAAGGACCACCATCCCTCGATGATATTGAGATTCCTTCTTCGAATTTTACATCTATACACGACTACTACGCCTACAAAGAAAACCTTAAGCGAGAACGGATCTCCTCGCaataa